GCCGGGCAGTTTACAAAAGCTTGCTTGATCCGTTCCGCATCCATGGCCCCCTGGATGACGCGCACGGTGCGTCCTTCCAGAGCAGTGATGTTCATATGTTGTGCTATATTTTCAAGATACTCAATAAAATCTCCGCCGCCAAGCGTAACCAGAATGTTTTTGGGCGGGACGTTTCGCTTAGTGTGCGGCAGACGTTCTCTTGCTTCACGAAACTCCCGGCGCAGCAAGGCATAGCGGGTGCCCAGAAGTCTCTGGCCAATATCGCCCATATAGGACAGGGTCTCTGCGCCAAGATTCTGATTTAACAGAATGTCGCAAGAATATTCCGGTAAATGGGCATAGTCATCAATGACCAGAAGGTGGTAGCCTGCGTCTCGAACAGCGTGCTGGCATGCAAGGGTAAAGTGGTAGCCATCCAGCACTACCCATGTGTCGGAAGGCGCAAAGCCTGTTTGGGTCAACTGGTGCAGCAGTTCTGCCGGATTTTCTTCGTGCGCCACGGCGTCCGCCAATTCCAGAAGCGGGATACATTCCGCGCACAGCCGTTCCCTTACCCAAGGCACATGAACACGCCCCACAAATCGGATTTCAAGGCCCTGATCTTGCGCGGCCTGCGCCAGTGCGAGGCTCCGCATGACGTGCCCCGTACCCATGCGGGGCGTGGCGTCAGCGCGGAGAATGACGTTTGTGGTCACACCAAGTGCTCCAACTGTGATGCCAGCGCTTCAGCCAGAACCCAATCTTCTTCAGTATCAATATCAACTGTACTTGTTCGGGGAACAATGACAGCTTTAAGCTGCATGGGTAAAAAGCTCTCGGCCCCGGAAGCAAAAAATTCATTGACGGAGAAGTAGTAGAGCAATCCAACATCGTGGTAGGCAGGGGGGCAGTCTTGTGTACGCCACTTGGCGTATTCTGGCTGAAGATAGGCTAGCCTCCCTTGGGGTGATACTGTCATGGCTCGCTGGATCGGGTGTTCATATGGGGTAACGGCCATCACGCACTCTGCGTCAGACAGTAGTGCTTTGGCTTCACGCAAATATTTTTCCGTGATAAAGGCGGAGGTGCCGTACAGGCAGCAGCAAAAGTCTGGCAATGTTCCCGTGATCTCCTTCCATTGGGCCAGGGTCACACGCAGGACATCGGCTGTGGTGGAATGGTCATCGGAAACGGCATCAGGACGTCGGAAGGGATACACTGCCCCGGCTGCAACCGCAGCCTGAGCTATTTCTTCATCGTCCGTTGAAATAACAACCTCTTGAAAAAGGTTGCTCGCCACGGCGGCACGGACAGGCCAGGAGACCAGAGGATATCCTTTCAACAGGCGGACATTCTTGCGGGGTACACGCTTGGAACCACCGCGAGCCATCACTATGCACAGGTCTTGCATTGTTACTCCGTTACGGCGGCAGAGGCTACCCGCGCCATATCTTCGACATCCATGCCCGGCCAGAGCGGCAGGGTTAGTATATTTTCATGGGCTGCTTCGGCTACGGGGCAGATGCCCTTTTCATAACCGAGATTTTGGTAGTAAGGATGCATGTGAACCGGCATATAGTGCACATTGGCACCGATGCCTAGGCCGCGCAAGTGCTTGAAAACAGCATCACGCTCTGGTGTGCGGACAACGTAGAGATGGTAGGCATGTCGCATGTCGTCGCGCCTGGCCAGCGGGCAAACAGCACTTTTCGCAAAGGCCGCATCGTATGCCTGTGCCAGTTGGTTGCGTTTTGTTATCCAGCCGTCCAGCTTTTTGAGCTGCGAACTGCCGAGGGCGCACTGAAAGTCCGTGATGCGATAATTATAGCCCAATTCCGTCATTTCATAGAACCATGCACCGGATTTTTCGCGCTGGCTGGCCGTAGTCGTGATGCCGTGCCCGCGAAAAGCCCGCATCCGCGTTGCCAGCGCGGCGTCGTTGGTCATGGCCATGCCGCCTTCGCCCGTGGTGATATGTTTGACGGGGTGAAAGCTGAAAACGGTGATGTCGGCCAGAGTGCCAACATTGCGACCTTTATACGCAGCACCCAAGGCGTGGCAACTGTCCGCCACCAAGGCCAGACGGTGCTTTTCGGCAATGGCGCGCAAGCTGTCCCAATGGCAGGGCTGCCCAGCATAGTCCACGGCAATGATGGCCCTTGTGCACGGTGTAATGGCCGCCTCCACCGCTGCCGGATCAAGCAGAAGGGTGTCGGCATCCACATCGGCAAACACAGGCGTACCGCCCTGATACAGGATGCAGTTGGCCGAGGCCGCAAAGGTCAGGGGGGTAACGATGACCTCGTCCCCCTTACCGATACCCAGAGCAAACATGGCCGCGTGCAAGGCCGCCGTGCCGTTTGCCACAGCAACGCCGTGGCTGGCTCCGGTGTACGCGCAAACATCCGCCTCAAAACGTTCTACAGCGGGACCAGTGGTCAGCCAGTCCGAGCGTAAGACATCCACAACAGCCTGAATGTCGACATCATCAATGATCTGGCGACCATAGGGAAGGAAGGGAGTGTTGTTCATGGCTATCGGATTGCAAAACATTGCTTTTTCAATGTGTCGCGCAGTTCTGGCACACTCAGCCACTCTTCATTGGTGCCGGAATTGTACTCAAAGCCCTCCGCCACGGGTTTGCCGTCAAGGCCTTTGTATTTAAAGGTCTCCGGCTTGAT
This DNA window, taken from Desulfovibrio sp. 86, encodes the following:
- the pseF gene encoding pseudaminic acid cytidylyltransferase, which gives rise to MQDLCIVMARGGSKRVPRKNVRLLKGYPLVSWPVRAAVASNLFQEVVISTDDEEIAQAAVAAGAVYPFRRPDAVSDDHSTTADVLRVTLAQWKEITGTLPDFCCCLYGTSAFITEKYLREAKALLSDAECVMAVTPYEHPIQRAMTVSPQGRLAYLQPEYAKWRTQDCPPAYHDVGLLYYFSVNEFFASGAESFLPMQLKAVIVPRTSTVDIDTEEDWVLAEALASQLEHLV
- the pseC gene encoding UDP-4-amino-4,6-dideoxy-N-acetyl-beta-L-altrosamine transaminase — its product is MFCNPIAMNNTPFLPYGRQIIDDVDIQAVVDVLRSDWLTTGPAVERFEADVCAYTGASHGVAVANGTAALHAAMFALGIGKGDEVIVTPLTFAASANCILYQGGTPVFADVDADTLLLDPAAVEAAITPCTRAIIAVDYAGQPCHWDSLRAIAEKHRLALVADSCHALGAAYKGRNVGTLADITVFSFHPVKHITTGEGGMAMTNDAALATRMRAFRGHGITTTASQREKSGAWFYEMTELGYNYRITDFQCALGSSQLKKLDGWITKRNQLAQAYDAAFAKSAVCPLARRDDMRHAYHLYVVRTPERDAVFKHLRGLGIGANVHYMPVHMHPYYQNLGYEKGICPVAEAAHENILTLPLWPGMDVEDMARVASAAVTE